CCTGGGCTCAATAATACTcagcccatctgagcctgcctCTCCCGCTCTTCATTTGTTTCCTGCTCGCACCAAAAAAACAATATTTCGCTGCCTACGTGACGTCATAAATGAACATTGTTTCGCAAATGTTCCGTCATCCCCAGCGAATGCCATCATCGATCTCTGAAAGAAAATCCCTGCCCAAAACACGAGTCAAACTATTCTTTTTCACCCACTTGCATTTGTTCCCTAAAAAAGAACCCACTTGCATTTGACTCGGTTTCCATTCCTAGGTATCAAGATTAGAGAATACTCAGTCCTGTTCTAAAATAAAATCATTCCTATATTTTAGACGGATCGGAGGAAGAGTAGAGCAAGGGTCAACCAAGATCTCAGCAACACATTATTCCTACAGAAAAGCACTGCATCAGCACAAGAACGTGAATAATATAGCTGGCCAAATTACATCATCGTCGTTAGCTCTCCTGTTTCAGTCTTCAACAGGGGAAGCACAAGCAGTAGTAGTAGGTATAGactacacacacacacacacacacgagcGAGGCATTGTGCCATTGGTATGGAAGCAAGAGAGATGTCTCGTCGTCAGGTGAAAGGAACGAGAGAGGTCTTGGTTGCGACGTCGAAAATAGCGGCACACAATTCTCCACCTTGACTGACAAGGACACAAGCATAGGCTTCTCTTCTTTCAAGTACTCCAACTTGCACTCTCTCAAGTGGCCGCGAAATTTCGACGGAATCCATTTGGTTTTATTTTTCATAGGGGAAAAAAAGATCCACTTGTGAGCTGAGAGACTGAAATTTATTACCTCAATCTCTGCCGCAATGTTTTCTGTGGCCTGCCTCATGCCTActgatgagagagagagagagagagaacacGAATGCGCCTGTTTTTCTATTCACTTTGTCCTTCCCACGAATATATATGCAAATGGAGTGCTCTTGTTTGTTAAATAAAAGGAAAGAGATCGAGACGTGTATATAATTGATAAAGAAGCTTGCAGACAGGAGTGATTTTCAAACATGCTGCAAAGGCAGATAGAACAGTCAAATGCAAGAAACCATTTGACTCCCTGTTTATTTGAACATGTCAGAGTCGAGTTCATTTTCGGCTCATCACAGCATCTCTGGTCAGTGGATGTGCATGTGAGACTGAGCTCACACTTTCCACTCTTTCCTTATCTTCGCCTTCTCAGAGTTCTATGGATATAAGCAACACAACATCAGTTTCTGTAGAGACTTGCTGCTACAAATATGAAATACCACCAAGATAAACACATCAAAGTTCATATATAAGGCAATTTCATACTCGTTCATGACTTAAAATCATAATATCTGGAGAGACTGTAGAAAACAACATATGAGTAGTGGGCATCAACCAATCTGTTTATTTCCATTATTACAGGTAAGTAACGCCATCATCAAACAAATGTCATCATGAAACAACTGATTGTGTGTAATCAGTATCAGCAATCAGAACATATCAAGGGTGACTTGCAATAAGCTTACCTCCAAAGCTGTCTGCTTATCCTCCTCCCTTATTTTGTAGGCAATTCCCCACTACAGATGTTAAACAGAGAGATTCAGTCGCAAAATGAATGCCTGAACTGTGAACAGGACTGCCAAGCTATCCAAAATGAATGCATGAAAAAGCTTTTGCAGGTAGCTATGACTTCAATAATTCATTTGGTTGTACTCCCAAATCTTATCGCATCCTAGACTATGAATGCTCATCCTAATCAGGTTGTTCATAGCAAGTCCAGTAGCAGAATAGCAGGTTAGTGCCCCACGAGACAAAGTCAGAGAAGGTAGAGATGAAGAGGGGCGTACGCAAGTCGCGCTGGGCTAGTGCTCGAGCGTGACGGTCCTCCCGGGGAACTGCGGCGTGCCCCTGTGGTCAGTGCAAATTATGAACAGAACAAGCAGGAACCCTTGGAAGTTATGAACCCAGTCATTCAGTAAAACATGCACAACTAATCCGAACAATGGTTACAAGAAACCATGCTATACACGTCCCGAAGGATGCACCAAGTCCAATTAGGAAGTGAAACATGAAATTCAGTAGACAGTATCACCAATTTCCCTCATTTCAATCAGGCGAAACATAAGCATCTGAATAGGTGTTCCCTATGACAAAAGTCATCACAAGCACATTCAGAAATCGTCTCATGTCAGCAATCATCTTTATCAATCTCCAATACTACCATGCTTTACTTTTCTACTGTTAACTAAAGCTTATTTGTTTCTCTGCATAAGCAGCAGCACTCTAATGCAAGCCTTGTAGGGTATGGAATAATGGTCACCAAGGGTAGATGCGCTGGCTGGCATCAGACTACAATACCCAAACTCCTCATTCATAATTATCGGCCAATACCCAACCACTTGAACCTCTAAACAGAACCCCGTCAATCATCACTGTCAGTATTGTTATCATCGTAGTCACCTCCACTGCTTGAGTCAGTGCAGTACTCAGGCTCCCATGGTTCCCTGAATGACTGGAGCGCGCAGCACCTCTCCTCTAAGTGGCCTCCAAGCCTGACATTCCAGCAGCCAAGTATGCCCAGCGCGTGCAGCAGCGGGCACTTGTTAAGAATCGTGTTTAGCGCAAGGTCACTGAACAGGCCATACGCAAGCTCAAGCTGTTGCAGCGTCAGCATGGTGTTTGCGACTGCCAATGCCTCTTCTTCAACCACCCTAGCAGCCCTGTTGTTACCCTGAGGAGGCTCTGGAGGGGGCATGTACCTCTTCAGCTGAACGAGCAACCTGCAGTGCCGGCCTAGTGCCTCAATTCCTCTGAACGTGATATTCAGGCAGTTACTGATGTCCAGCACTTTAAGTGCAGGAAGGAATTCTGCATGCTTCTCCACGGTTTGATCAGTGATCTCACTCATTGGGATCTGGAGGACATTGAGCAGCTTCCCGCTGTCCAACAAAAGCAAACAGTATTAGTTGCAAATATGTTGATTTGGATGTCATATTTACATACAGAATACACCAAAGTGAAAATAACAACTATTAGCTACATAAGCCACTAAATGCACATAAGAAAGCATGGTAGCACAGAACAGACCTTTTTTTCGGTTTGCGTATGACCAATATGTCCTATGCAACCTTTAAGTTACTGATGAAGCAGTAAAAGGAGTACAGCCTTAATAAAACAAATTAGGCCATAGCAAAGATGCATCACACACCATTAGTCAGGGAAGCATTGACATCTTAAGAGACATCATCAAAAGTCAGAGCTTCATTCACTACATGTCTGCAGTGTACCAAGGCAATATATTACCACCCTAACACAGTAACAATTTGACGACCATACACAAAGTGATGAAAACATGCAGAGCAGAGCATCTCATGAGATGTGTGATACAACAGTTGTCTGTCCACGTTTATGAATTGAGTTGACAAAGGTAAATCAATGCATATGAGCTGCAACAAACAGACTCTCTGAGTGATTCAGAAATTTTTACACTGTCATGCACAAAACGGACAGCTTCTGGTAGCAGCATTGTAGCAAGTAGCCACCGGCATTGCTAACTTGTACCCCATTGGCAGTCGAAGTACAATTTTGCAATGTTATATGCAAAGAATCGTGGTTTCAGAAGATATTACCATCTTACGTTTGTGAAATTCCATGCCAAATTGGCAATGTGGTTCATTGGTTCACGCGCGTCAGATAAATAGATCCATAAATTAACACGATTTTTCCCAAGCCAAGAATGATCATTTCAAGATTAAGTCAGACCAAGCGTCAGCAAGGACAGCGTGACTTACGAGGCTGCGACGTAGGTGAGCGAGGCGTCGCCGACGCGGTAGGCGGAGAGCCTCCGGAGCGTGCCCTGCGCGCGGGCGACGAGTCGGCGCACGGCGGCGTCGGCCTTGGCGCGGCAGTTGACGCGGCGGCACCACGCCTCGATGTCCACGTCGCCCCACATGTCCGGCGACGCCACGGCTTGCCTCCACGCCCTGCACACCAGCGCCGGGCCCCGCGCCACCTCGTCCGCCGTGAGCCGCCCGCGAAGCACCAGAGCCAGAATCTCCGGGCTCACCGCCTCCGTCCACCTCCACTCGTAGACCACCTCCTCCTCATCGCCTCCCGCCTCTCTTCCCCCGGCGTCGCACGGCCTCGCCTTCTCCGCGTCCGGCTCTGTCCAGTCCCACTCCAACATCTGCACCCACTTCCCCCTGCAGGTGGTCGTACCGGCCTccttcgccggcgccgccgcctccgaccAGCTCGTCCAAGACCCTCCGCTCCCGCAGCTCGGGCCATCAAGTCCCGCCTTTCCCGGACCAAGAACACCCCTCGTCCAccctcctccacctccagcgACGGCCGCGTGCGACCACCTCACCACAggccctcccccgccgcgccaGCCGCCGTCAGGCCTCGCCCTCTTCGCCTTCCACCCCTGTCCTCCTCATCCTACGCTTCATCTCCGGCGATCGCCGCCAGCCGGGCACCCCTATGGCTATGGGGTTTTCCTTTTGTGAATTTTGGGGGAGAGGAAGGGACGGGGGTTTCTTGTCTCAGGCGCGCACACTGGAGACATTTTTGCTATTATTACGAGAGTACGGCGACGCGGCTTCACTGCAACGGCAACCTGAAATCGGGCTTCGGTGGTAGGGGACGGACGTTTGGCACCCGAAGAGATCGACCCCGTTAAGTCTTTTTTTCTCCCACACGGTCACACATTTCTACCCCTCCCTTCTTTCACCATGGTGAGAGACGCTCGCAGGCTCGGTCGCTCGgtcactccctctctctccagCTGCGCCGCGCCATGGGAGAACCGCCGCagcctccattgccgccgtccGGCGGTGACGGCGTTCCGGCGGGAGGGGATCTGCTCTCGGTAGCTCCACCTCAGTCGGTCCATCCCCGCTGCGGCCTGGGAGATTCGGCGCCCCCCGCAGAACCAAGGATGCAAGATCCGGCGCCGCCCCTATTGCCGACGGCCGGCAGCGACGGCATTCCGACGGGCGGCTTCATCCCTCTGGACTTCGAGTTCTGGCAGGCATTGGCAGTGGTGCCACCGGACGGCGCCGCCCCCATTGTGGACCCAGTCCCACCGCACCCCCTGGACGGGAGCACAGACCCGGCACCGCCGGTTCCCATCGTCGTGGCAGCTGAGCCGCCGGGCTACACTGCGTGCGACGAAGCGGGCGTTCATAGCAGCAGCTCAAGTACTGTCCAACAGGGAGAGGTGAGAATGGGTTTTGTTTGGTGTCCATAGCAGAATGTTGGTTCCATTTGATTGTCAATTGATAGAGAAAGCTTTTCAATTTCATTGTAGGATGAGGCATTGCCTTTAGCACTTGTTGAACCATCACAAATTGATTGGGATGCACTGGAAATTGAACCTAGATGGGATGAAGAAGGAACACGTGGAGTTTTTAGTGAAAAATCAATGTATGCTAAACTAGGGTTGCAGAAAGAGGATGAAATTGAAAAAAAGGCAAGGGCTAGAGTTGAAAACAGAGATGGAGGAAGTGCTGaaaatgaaaatattgatgaccATGATGCCATGGGGTATCGTGAGTACATACCGGAGGAGAGGGCGGGCATGTATAGCATGTTGAATCCAGTGATGAGAGTTGGCAGTTTGTATCCAAATATGAAAGTGTTTAGGCTTGCTATGCGACACTATGCGATTCAAAGAGAATTTGAGTTAGGCATAGAATGTACTAGTACGAGTCGATAAAGAGGCTTCTGTCGGGGTGAGAATAGTCAGGGAGAGGAGTGCCCTTGGAGAATTCATGCTGTATTAGAAGCAAAGGGGTCACCCACTATCATTGTATGTATATTCTTCCTATCATCGCATATTTTTCATATGTCCTTTGTTGTGTTGGGTGACTGACTTGAGTCATTTATTTCCTCAGGTTACGACGATGACAGATCGCCACAATTGTACTTCCAGTGCTAGGAGAAGGACAACCACTCCTACCAGTGCATGGGTTGCTGCTCTTTCTCTTCCAATCCTACTGAAGAAACCCAACATAGGAGCCAAGGAATTATAGAAAGAGTTGCAGGACACGTATAAATGCACCATTGGCTGCAACACCGTTTGGAAGGGAAGAGAGAAAGCTTTGCTTGAGTTGCATGGTACTTGGGAGGACAGCTTTCGACTTCTTTTTAGTTGGAAGGAAGCGGTGTTGGAAAAAATGCCGGACAATGTGATTGAGATTGATGTTCGTCGAGACGGTGATAAGGTTGTCTTCAATAGATTTTTCTGTGCATTTGGACCTTGCATAAAAGGGTTTCTTAAAGGTTGCAGGCCATATCTTAGTGTGGACTCGACAGCTTTGAATGGCAGATGGAATGGACACCTACCATCTGCTTGCGGTGTGGACGGTCACAACTGGATGTTTCCGGTTGCATTGATTTCTTTGACTCCGAAACCGATGAGAATTGGACTTGGTTCATGACCCAGCTTCATAAAGCTATCGGAGACTTGCCAGTGCTTGCAGTTTGTTCTAATGCTGCCAAGGGCCTACTCAAAGCTGTGAAGTCAGTTTTTCCCAATATGGAGCAGCGGGAATGTTCCAGGCACCTAGTACAGAACTATATCAAGTACCATCATGGTGCACAACACTTGTTTCCAGCTGCACACGCATACATGCCTAAAGTGTTTGAGAAGTACTATGAAAATGTCACATGTATTCCTGGTGTTAAGCTGTGGTTCGAGAAACACCATAGGATGCTTTGGTACAGAAGCGGATTCAACCCAGACATAAAGTGTGACTACATCACCAATAACATCGCCGGAGGTATTCAACAATTGGATCAAAGACCAGAAGGACTTGCCTGTTTGTGACCTGGCCGACAAGATTAGAGAGAAATTAATGGATCTTTACCACAGAAGGAGGAAGATTGGAGAGAAGCTTAAAGGGAAGGTTCTACCCTCTGTCCTCAATGTTCTGAGTGCAAGAACTACAGGGTTGGGTCACCTGTCTGTTACACAAGGTGACCATTTTGATGCTGAGGTCATAGACCATAACGATTGCATTACTAGGCACATTGTGAAGGACAAAGACATGTATTGTTCTTGTGAAGAGTGGATGCACACTGGCCAGCCATGCCAGCATGGATTGGCTGTAATCATAGGGCAGCAACATAGGAATGTCAAGATGGAAGACTTTGTGCATGATTACTGCTCAGTGGAGAAGTTTCAGAAAGCTTACGAGGGGAAAGTGGAACAGCTAAGAGACAAGTTCTACTGGCCAAAAGTGTTGTTTGCAAAAGAAGTGTGTTCACCAATTGGGAAAAGAGGTGTCGGCCGCCAAAGGAAGAATAGGATAAAAGGATGCCTTTGAAGGTGGTAGCGGGAAGAAAAGAGTTGCAAATGAGACAGAGAAAGATAAAAAGTTGCTTCGAGGAAAGGTCAAGTGCCCAAATTGTGGAGAATTAGGGCATCGCAAAAACAGCCCCAAGTATCCC
The sequence above is drawn from the Panicum hallii strain FIL2 chromosome 7, PHallii_v3.1, whole genome shotgun sequence genome and encodes:
- the LOC112898884 gene encoding F-box protein FBW2-like, with the protein product MLEWDWTEPDAEKARPCDAGGREAGGDEEEVVYEWRWTEAVSPEILALVLRGRLTADEVARGPALVCRAWRQAVASPDMWGDVDIEAWCRRVNCRAKADAAVRRLVARAQGTLRRLSAYRVGDASLTYVAASGKLLNVLQIPMSEITDQTVEKHAEFLPALKVLDISNCLNITFRGIEALGRHCRLLVQLKRYMPPPEPPQGNNRAARVVEEEALAVANTMLTLQQLELAYGLFSDLALNTILNKCPLLHALGILGCWNVRLGGHLEERCCALQSFREPWEPEYCTDSSSGGDYDDNNTDSDD